From the Paludibacterium paludis genome, one window contains:
- a CDS encoding methyl-accepting chemotaxis protein, producing the protein MSTPVVRLMQRMSYPSRFALIGAVFAIALGYMVYGLYRTNQDSVDFALKERQGVVYLSPLIDTLKELGIAEDAAGRAAASSAQGGSATPGASLGKQWETLKNVNDAMGAELGTARAWEDLSASRQTLTGPGDAKTLMKRFDAVADRLSTLIGVVSDASNLTLDPDIDTFYLMDAATVKLPDLMNNQGEAQALMAKAGQGRTLDQDERDRLIELRLLLSRGIEGLRSDLAKAQAYNPALQGDLAPALSHFAGIMLSQTQGMDAVLAGKTANGGAEQASRALQSGSELAALTLKKLDSLLAARIVRMQGQRNLYMGIGLASMLLAGFLFHQLYLSITLQLGGEPFYVQRIVEQLAARRLDTDIRLRAHDTTSFLSSIRTMRDQLHDTVVQLISTSQAMDHASQQLTDSVKQITGSSTLQSEAAASMASAVQELSTSLSVSAEESMHADLLAHAAVEKASEGHAVVAKASESMASIVRDISSVSETIASLGRQSASIATIVDVIRDVADQTNLLALNAAIEAARAGEQGRGFAVVADEVRKLAERTARSTTEISAIVTEIQETVRKASDNMATGMQTIENGREHALQAGDSIGSIAAGIDEVLSRVNLIALSLKEQSTTSQTLAQNVESVAQMAEENAQTVKASARTADHLQDMSRDLGALAGRFTV; encoded by the coding sequence ATGTCGACACCGGTCGTCCGACTCATGCAGCGCATGAGTTATCCGAGCCGCTTCGCCCTGATCGGGGCTGTTTTCGCCATCGCCTTGGGATACATGGTGTACGGCCTTTACCGAACCAACCAGGACTCGGTCGATTTCGCGCTCAAAGAACGGCAAGGGGTTGTTTATCTATCACCGCTTATCGACACGCTAAAAGAACTTGGAATCGCCGAGGATGCGGCGGGGCGGGCCGCGGCGAGCTCCGCGCAAGGTGGATCGGCCACGCCCGGCGCGAGCCTGGGCAAGCAGTGGGAAACGCTCAAAAACGTCAACGACGCGATGGGAGCGGAACTTGGCACCGCCAGAGCCTGGGAAGACCTTTCCGCCAGCCGTCAGACCCTGACGGGGCCGGGTGACGCCAAAACACTCATGAAACGCTTCGATGCCGTCGCGGACCGTCTGTCGACCTTGATCGGCGTTGTCAGCGATGCATCCAACCTGACTCTGGATCCAGATATCGACACGTTCTATCTGATGGACGCGGCGACCGTCAAACTGCCCGACCTGATGAACAATCAGGGCGAGGCGCAAGCCTTGATGGCCAAGGCCGGACAAGGCCGAACGCTCGACCAGGATGAAAGGGACAGACTGATCGAGCTGAGGCTATTGCTCTCCCGAGGGATCGAAGGCCTGCGCAGCGACCTGGCCAAAGCACAAGCCTACAATCCGGCCTTGCAGGGGGATCTTGCCCCGGCGCTGAGCCATTTTGCGGGGATCATGCTCAGTCAGACGCAAGGCATGGATGCCGTGCTGGCCGGAAAAACCGCCAACGGCGGTGCTGAACAGGCGTCACGGGCGCTTCAGTCCGGCAGCGAACTCGCGGCACTGACGCTCAAGAAACTCGATTCGCTGCTGGCCGCAAGGATCGTGCGCATGCAGGGGCAGCGAAATCTCTATATGGGCATCGGTCTTGCCTCCATGCTGCTGGCGGGATTTCTGTTTCATCAACTCTATCTCTCCATCACGCTGCAGTTGGGCGGCGAGCCATTCTATGTGCAGCGAATCGTCGAACAACTGGCGGCGCGGCGCCTGGACACCGACATCCGCTTGCGCGCGCACGACACGACCAGTTTTTTGTCGTCGATCCGGACCATGCGCGATCAGCTGCATGACACCGTGGTGCAACTGATCAGTACGTCACAGGCGATGGATCATGCTTCGCAGCAATTGACCGATAGCGTGAAGCAGATCACCGGGAGCAGTACATTGCAAAGCGAGGCCGCGGCCAGTATGGCTTCGGCCGTTCAGGAGCTGAGCACCAGCCTGTCCGTCAGTGCCGAAGAGTCGATGCATGCCGATCTGCTGGCGCATGCCGCCGTCGAAAAAGCATCGGAAGGTCATGCCGTCGTCGCCAAGGCGTCCGAGAGCATGGCCAGCATTGTCAGGGATATTTCATCGGTTTCGGAAACCATCGCTTCCCTGGGGCGGCAATCCGCATCGATCGCGACGATTGTCGATGTGATCCGCGATGTCGCCGACCAGACCAATCTGCTGGCGTTGAATGCGGCCATCGAGGCGGCGCGCGCCGGCGAACAGGGCAGGGGCTTTGCCGTCGTGGCCGACGAGGTCAGAAAACTGGCCGAGCGGACAGCGCGTTCCACAACGGAAATCAGCGCCATCGTCACGGAAATCCAGGAGACCGTCCGCAAGGCGTCCGACAACATGGCCACGGGCATGCAAACCATCGAAAACGGCCGGGAGCATGCCCTTCAGGCCGGGGACAGCATCGGCTCGATCGCCGCAGGCATCGATGAGGTGCTGTCGCGGGTCAATCTGATCGCGCTGTCCCTGAAAGAGCAGAGCACCACCAGCCAGACTCTGGCCCAGAATGTCGAGAGCGTGGCGCAAATGGCGGAAGAAAACGCTCAGACGGTCAAGGCCAGCGCCAGAACCGCCGACCATTTGCAGGATATGTCGCGCGACCTGGGGGCGCTGGCGGGGCGGTTTACCGTGTGA
- a CDS encoding helix-turn-helix transcriptional regulator has protein sequence MIRHRAHNDPLVEWRHYGEEPARHRHDFSQVLLGYSGSSELEIGGRAYRMTEGTGLVIPAGACHDFVGEPGNCQLVLDLPAGSVALPAAFLDRTRQFSLPAGAGGALLHAVRAQGALNRVAARGMAVAIASRLSLALGIAPCEVRTFPVAHIDRFLRANLHRNVSAADLASRFGWGERRFHDLFREAFGCPPHQYQMRLRLEAALPLLTDGKEALVDIGLRLGFPDQAAFTRGFRRHFGMPPGQWRRHIVAGITR, from the coding sequence ATGATCCGGCACCGCGCGCACAATGATCCGCTGGTCGAGTGGCGCCACTACGGCGAGGAACCGGCGCGCCACCGTCACGACTTCAGTCAGGTTCTTCTCGGGTATTCGGGCAGCTCCGAGCTGGAAATCGGCGGCCGGGCTTATCGCATGACGGAGGGAACGGGGCTCGTCATCCCCGCCGGTGCCTGTCACGATTTTGTCGGCGAGCCGGGCAATTGCCAGCTGGTGCTCGACTTGCCGGCCGGTTCGGTCGCGCTGCCCGCCGCGTTTCTTGACCGCACCCGGCAGTTTTCCCTGCCGGCCGGGGCCGGCGGGGCTCTGCTGCATGCCGTTCGCGCCCAAGGCGCCCTGAACCGCGTCGCCGCGCGGGGCATGGCGGTCGCCATCGCCAGCCGCCTCTCGTTGGCGCTGGGTATCGCGCCTTGCGAAGTCCGTACTTTCCCGGTCGCGCACATAGACCGGTTCTTGCGCGCAAATCTGCACCGGAACGTGAGCGCCGCCGACCTGGCGTCCCGTTTCGGCTGGGGCGAGCGACGTTTTCACGACCTGTTTCGCGAAGCCTTCGGCTGCCCTCCCCACCAGTATCAGATGCGTCTGCGGCTTGAAGCCGCGCTGCCGCTGCTGACCGATGGCAAGGAGGCGCTCGTCGACATCGGACTTCGGCTGGGTTTCCCCGACCAGGCGGCCTTTACCCGTGGATTTCGCCGTCATTTCGGCATGCCCCCCGGGCAATGGCGACGACACATTGTGGCGGGAATAACGCGTTGA
- a CDS encoding DMT family transporter, which produces MVFLPGLFVVLWSTGFIVSRAIAPFADSTLFLCARFGLSALLFCIVAKLIGAAWPPLRAWPRHMAIGILMYGSYLCASFKAVALGLPPAVMALFGAFQPMLTALIAWHCFGERPGASLFAGLAAGFCGVALVMLPLLLPSRLDGGMTTVLLLAAFAIAALTAGTLLQRTLTSSGSLWSSAALQNAASLLLAGLLAWLSGESRWEPGVVLYGALFWSVLGLSGAGSLILVLLVNRGHAARATSLLYLVPPLVAAQAYYFFDGALTTMQMAGFAIALAGVAVCRRKERPNHDPAPRAQ; this is translated from the coding sequence ATGGTTTTTCTTCCAGGTCTGTTCGTTGTCCTGTGGTCGACCGGGTTCATCGTCAGCCGCGCCATCGCTCCGTTCGCGGACAGCACGCTGTTTCTTTGCGCGCGCTTTGGCCTGTCGGCCCTGTTGTTCTGCATCGTGGCGAAACTGATCGGCGCCGCCTGGCCGCCGCTTCGTGCCTGGCCACGCCACATGGCGATCGGAATCCTGATGTACGGAAGCTACCTTTGCGCCAGCTTCAAGGCGGTGGCACTGGGATTGCCGCCGGCCGTCATGGCGCTTTTCGGCGCGTTTCAACCCATGCTGACGGCGCTCATCGCCTGGCATTGTTTCGGAGAGCGGCCGGGCGCGTCTTTGTTCGCGGGGCTCGCCGCGGGGTTCTGCGGGGTGGCGCTGGTGATGCTGCCCCTGCTTTTGCCGTCTCGCCTGGATGGCGGAATGACAACGGTGCTGCTCCTCGCTGCGTTCGCCATCGCCGCGCTGACCGCCGGCACCTTGCTGCAACGCACCCTGACAAGCAGCGGTTCGCTGTGGAGCAGCGCCGCACTGCAAAACGCCGCCTCGCTGCTCCTGGCCGGCCTGCTTGCCTGGTTGAGCGGCGAGTCCCGGTGGGAGCCGGGCGTGGTGCTGTATGGCGCCCTCTTCTGGTCAGTGCTTGGCCTGTCCGGCGCGGGTTCGTTGATCCTCGTCTTGCTCGTGAACCGGGGGCACGCCGCCCGCGCGACATCACTGCTGTACCTCGTGCCGCCACTGGTCGCGGCGCAGGCTTATTACTTTTTTGATGGCGCATTGACCACCATGCAGATGGCTGGTTTTGCGATTGCCCTGGCGGGCGTGGCAGTGTGTCGCCGCAAGGAGCGGCCGAATCATGATCCGGCACCGCGCGCACAATGA
- a CDS encoding GNAT family N-acetyltransferase encodes MHTIALKSASGVSATQLHAAFVSAFADYLLGPFELDIAQWPGFLARQGVDLDQSRVAMNNGEILAFTLVAPRPESGRWRLATIGAFPKARGSGAAPALLEDAIERATIARAGELELEVFAQNGRAVAMYRRHGFQSRHELFGYHKEIASTASAPETVRDVSRDEALAWLDEAARRIADLPLQVTAPILASLQVPFHAWQSGDAQLVFLKTGERQLTINSLVDCDESQRHAHLLLKALEHRYPGYSAKVPQLQRDDVGGRALLAAGFERQALHQMWMTRPVGAPR; translated from the coding sequence ATGCACACGATTGCGTTGAAGTCCGCCTCCGGCGTCTCCGCGACACAGCTTCACGCCGCCTTTGTCTCGGCCTTCGCCGATTACCTGCTGGGACCGTTCGAACTGGACATCGCGCAGTGGCCGGGTTTTCTTGCCCGTCAGGGCGTCGACCTCGATCAGAGCCGAGTGGCGATGAACAACGGGGAAATCCTCGCCTTTACTCTTGTCGCCCCCAGACCCGAAAGCGGACGCTGGCGCCTGGCCACGATCGGCGCGTTCCCCAAGGCTCGGGGAAGCGGCGCCGCGCCGGCCTTGCTCGAAGACGCCATCGAACGCGCGACCATCGCGCGCGCCGGGGAACTCGAACTGGAGGTTTTCGCGCAAAACGGCCGGGCGGTGGCCATGTATCGCCGCCATGGTTTTCAGTCACGGCACGAATTGTTCGGCTATCACAAGGAAATCGCGTCCACCGCGAGCGCCCCCGAAACGGTTCGCGACGTATCGCGCGACGAAGCGCTGGCCTGGCTTGACGAAGCCGCCCGTCGCATAGCGGATCTTCCCCTGCAGGTCACGGCCCCCATCCTCGCATCGCTTCAGGTCCCGTTTCACGCATGGCAATCGGGAGATGCCCAGCTCGTTTTTCTCAAGACCGGGGAGCGGCAGTTGACGATCAACAGCCTGGTTGATTGCGACGAGTCACAGCGCCATGCGCACCTTCTGTTGAAAGCGCTGGAGCACCGTTACCCCGGATACTCGGCGAAGGTGCCGCAGTTGCAGCGCGACGATGTCGGCGGCCGGGCATTGCTCGCCGCGGGATTCGAACGCCAGGCCTTGCACCAGATGTGGATGACACGCCCGGTCGGTGCACCGCGCTAA
- a CDS encoding PAS domain-containing sensor histidine kinase, with protein MILTTPSEERIIAVFLFVRHAVVLIALLLVPAFVCANGESAGKHDHWRVGIVLEPPYAGINPQTRALEGADVELVKLVAERWPVSITWRTYPSRAELDAALLRGDVDIAPGLQQTPSALRFWLFSEPYLRVPHKIVGLPDASGRIVDLETLPLSSRLALPAGGGVMSFMERNYPELWRVAAGTERMALLAVMRRDADYAIIDEARLATLLKEPEFSPLAVVGDVGYTHLLRIAVRKDWPELPPLLDARLQSLPSARLDNIAERWLRPGHPPVTDSPLFWRRLCYGLFALAFGAGIMALRQRRGRLALESRLLAERQEGREREVAEESLRLAQYSIDNSTVGILWVNWEGCIRYANRAVHQMLGYDGRQMRNLPLAALEPDLTPARWLARWNALRGHATEQYGESRCRKADGHWLPVGVHQGFLRFGREEYLVVYLSDITERLRARAELEESEARFKSIAANVPGMVFRLERNHEAQPRLAFVSDASQALLGVAPSAMIGAEDGIRRAVHPDDRASFDAAWRRAADEAADLDWQGRMDGADGTVWADIKARARHLGNGHVIWDGILWDMSASKRSEIELAESRGLLRRLSAHLESVREEEKARIAREVHDELGQILTVLRLEMSMCELSLKPGKHGLTERFAVMKKLIEQTFLIVRDVASALRPPVLDAGIGSAIAWQARRFEGRSGIPCYVTVPETLASLPDAHAIGLFRILQEALTNVLRHAQASMVSIGLRSERGRLTLSIADDGKGFDPEAHSPERSFGLVGIRERVLLLGGSLSIESQPGQGTVLSVSIPVEEDMKETG; from the coding sequence ATGATCCTCACGACCCCCTCCGAGGAGCGCATCATCGCCGTCTTCCTTTTCGTCAGACATGCCGTCGTGCTGATCGCCCTTCTTCTCGTGCCGGCGTTTGTCTGCGCGAATGGCGAATCGGCCGGCAAGCATGATCACTGGCGTGTGGGTATCGTGCTGGAGCCCCCCTACGCCGGCATCAACCCACAAACCCGCGCGCTGGAAGGGGCCGATGTGGAGCTCGTGAAGCTGGTCGCCGAGCGCTGGCCGGTATCGATCACTTGGCGGACCTATCCATCGCGCGCCGAACTGGATGCCGCATTGTTGCGCGGCGATGTCGATATCGCGCCCGGTTTGCAGCAGACCCCGTCGGCGCTGAGATTCTGGCTGTTTTCCGAGCCCTATTTGCGGGTGCCGCACAAGATTGTCGGTTTGCCGGACGCGTCCGGGCGGATCGTCGACCTGGAAACGCTGCCCCTGTCCTCGCGCCTCGCCCTGCCCGCCGGGGGTGGGGTCATGTCCTTCATGGAGCGCAACTATCCGGAGTTGTGGCGCGTCGCCGCCGGCACCGAACGGATGGCGCTTCTGGCCGTGATGCGGCGCGACGCCGATTACGCGATCATCGACGAGGCCCGCCTGGCGACGCTCCTCAAAGAGCCGGAGTTTTCCCCTCTGGCCGTGGTGGGCGATGTCGGTTACACCCATCTGCTCAGAATCGCCGTACGCAAGGACTGGCCCGAGCTGCCGCCCTTGCTGGACGCCCGATTGCAAAGCCTGCCGTCCGCCCGGCTGGACAACATCGCCGAGCGCTGGCTGAGGCCGGGCCATCCTCCCGTCACCGACTCCCCGCTGTTCTGGCGCCGCCTGTGTTATGGCCTCTTCGCGCTGGCCTTCGGCGCGGGCATCATGGCCCTGCGGCAGCGCCGCGGGCGGCTCGCGCTGGAGAGCCGCCTGCTCGCGGAGCGCCAGGAAGGCCGTGAGCGGGAGGTCGCGGAAGAGTCGCTGAGGCTGGCCCAATACTCCATCGACAACAGCACGGTAGGCATCCTGTGGGTGAACTGGGAGGGGTGCATTCGCTACGCCAACCGCGCGGTTCACCAGATGCTCGGTTACGACGGGCGGCAAATGCGGAATTTGCCGCTGGCGGCGCTCGAGCCCGACCTGACGCCCGCCCGGTGGCTCGCGCGCTGGAATGCCCTGCGCGGACACGCCACCGAGCAGTATGGTGAAAGCCGATGCCGCAAAGCCGACGGACACTGGTTGCCGGTGGGCGTTCATCAAGGTTTCCTGCGCTTCGGCCGCGAAGAGTATCTTGTCGTCTATCTGAGCGACATCACGGAGCGACTGCGCGCGCGGGCGGAACTGGAGGAGAGCGAGGCCAGGTTCAAAAGTATCGCCGCCAATGTCCCCGGCATGGTGTTCCGCCTGGAGCGTAATCATGAGGCGCAGCCGCGTCTGGCCTTCGTCAGCGACGCGAGCCAGGCGCTGTTGGGTGTGGCGCCGTCGGCGATGATCGGCGCGGAGGACGGAATACGCCGCGCCGTGCACCCGGATGACCGGGCTTCGTTCGACGCCGCCTGGCGCAGGGCGGCCGACGAGGCGGCCGATCTTGACTGGCAGGGCCGCATGGACGGCGCCGATGGCACGGTGTGGGCCGACATCAAAGCGCGGGCTCGCCACTTGGGCAACGGCCATGTGATCTGGGACGGCATTCTGTGGGACATGTCCGCCAGCAAGCGCTCGGAAATCGAACTGGCCGAATCGCGCGGTTTGCTGCGCCGATTGAGCGCGCATCTTGAATCGGTCAGAGAGGAGGAGAAAGCGCGCATTGCCCGTGAAGTGCATGACGAACTCGGGCAGATCCTGACCGTGCTGCGCCTGGAAATGTCGATGTGCGAACTGAGCCTGAAACCGGGGAAGCACGGTTTGACGGAGCGTTTCGCCGTCATGAAAAAACTGATCGAGCAGACCTTCCTGATTGTGCGCGATGTGGCCAGCGCCCTGCGCCCCCCCGTGCTTGACGCCGGCATCGGCTCGGCGATCGCATGGCAGGCCCGCCGTTTCGAAGGCCGCTCGGGCATACCGTGTTATGTGACCGTGCCGGAGACGCTGGCATCCTTGCCGGATGCGCACGCGATCGGGCTCTTCCGGATTCTGCAGGAGGCGCTGACCAATGTGCTGCGCCATGCGCAAGCGTCGATGGTCAGTATCGGGCTGCGTTCGGAGCGCGGCAGGCTGACCTTGAGCATCGCCGATGATGGCAAGGGCTTCGATCCCGAGGCACACTCCCCGGAGCGTTCGTTCGGTCTTGTCGGCATCCGCGAACGGGTGTTGCTGTTGGGCGGCTCGCTGTCCATCGAAAGCCAGCCGGGCCAGGGAACCGTGCTGTCGGTGAGCATCCCCGTGGAAGAAGACATGAAGGAGACAGGATGA